A window of the Brassica napus cultivar Da-Ae chromosome C5, Da-Ae, whole genome shotgun sequence genome harbors these coding sequences:
- the BNAC05G13060D gene encoding precursor of CEP13, which yields MAHPRIPISTICLLLCIVGFVSQSCEARKVVMPYDASKGLFLSVLPKGNVPPSGPSDKGHTSPPKDYSDQHMVQGNSLEIYRQLGSVPSPGVGN from the coding sequence ATGGCACATCCAAGGATCCCCATTTCAACTATTTGCTTATTGCTTTGTATTGTAGGTTTTGTCTCGCAATCTTGTGAAGCTAGAAAGGTTGTAATGCCTTACGAcgcaagcaagggattgtttCTTAGTGTTTTACCGAAGGGCAATGTGCCACCTTCGGGTCCAAGCGACAAGGGTCACACTTCTCCGCCTAAGGATTATTCCGATCAACATATGGTTCAGGGAAACTCGCTAGAGATTTACCGCCAACTAGGATCGGTCCCTAGCCCCGGCGTTGGTAATTAG
- the LOC106365562 gene encoding ATP-dependent DNA helicase 2 subunit KU70-like: MELDPEDVFRDEDEDPESQFFQEREASKEFVVYLIDASPKMFSYTCPSEDEKQESHFHISVSCIAQSLKSHIINRSNDEIAICFFNTREKKNLQDLNGVYVFNVPQRECIDRPTARLIKDFDLIEESFIEDIGSQNGIVSDSRENSLYSALWVAQALLRKGSSKTADKRIFLFTNEDDPFGSMRISVKEDMTRTTLQRAKDAQDLGISIELLPLSHPDKQFDISLFYKELIGLNGDELTEFMPSVGQKLEDMKDQLKKRVLAKRIAKRITFMICDGVSIELNGYALLRPATPGTITWLDSTTNLPIKVERSYVCADTGAIMQEPIQRIQPYINRDVMFTAAELSELKKISTGHLRLLGFKPLSCLKDYHNMKPSTFLYPSDKEVIGSTRAFIALHRSMIQLGRFAVAFYGGTTPPRLVALVAQDEIESDGGQVEPPGMNMIYLPYANDIRDIEELHSKPGVAAPRATEDQLKKASALMRRLELKDFSVCQFANPALQRHYAMLQAIALDEDELGETRDETLPDEGGMNRPGVVKAIEEFKESIYGDDSEEESDSGAKEKSRKRKAADAGDYDFVELAKTGKLKDLTVVELKTYLTANNLPLSGKKDALINRILAHVSK, encoded by the exons ATGGAACTTGACCCAGAAGATGTTTTCAGAGATGAAGACGAAGACCCAGAAAGCCAGTTCTTCCAG GAAAGAGAAGCTTCCAAAGAGTTTGTAGTCTATCTAATCGACGCTTCTCCCAAAATGTTCAGCTATACTTGCCCCTCT GAGGATGAGAAACAAGAAAGCCATTTTCACATTTCTGTTAGTTGCATTGCTCAGTCACTCAAGTCTCATATCATCAACCGTTCTAACGATGAAATTGCAATATGCTTCTTTAACACT CGTGAAAAGAAGAATCTTCAAGACCTGAATGGTGTTTATGTCTTTAATGTTCCACAAAGAGAGTGTATTGACCGTCCAACAGCGAGGCTGATTAAAGACTTTGATCTCATTGAAG AATCATTCATAGAAGATATTGGCAGTCAAAATGGTATAGTCTCAGATTCTCGGGAGAATTCTCTTTATAGTGCTCTCTGGGTTGCACAAGCACTACTGCGCAAAGG atcTTCAAAGACGGCAGATAAGCGCATATTTCTATTCACCAATGAAGATGATCCTTTTGGGAGTATGAGGATTTCTGTTAAAGAAGATATGACAAGGACTACATTGCAGAGGGCTAAG GATGCGCAAGACCTTGGCATCTCAATCGAGCTTCTTCCCCTCAGTCACCCTGATAAGCAATTCGATATCTCTCTCTTCTACAAG GAATTAATTGGATTAAATGGTGATGAGCTTACAGAGTTCATGCCATCAGTTGGACAgaa GCTAGAGGACATGAAGGATCAACTGAAGAAGCGTGTACTTGCCAAGAGAATAGCAAAGAGAATTACATTTATGATATGTGATGGTGTTTCTATTGAACTGAATGGTTATGCTTTACTCCGTCCTGCTACTCCTGGAACCATAACCTGGCTTGACTCTACTACTAATCTTCCGATAAAG GTGgaaagatcatatgtttgtgcGGACACTGGAGCGATAATGCAAGAACCTATTCAACGGATTCAGCCTTACATAAA TCGGGATGTCATGTTTACAGCGGCAGAGCTATCCGAACTAAAAAAGATATCAACTGGACATTTAAGACTGCTGGGGTTCAAGCCTCTTAGTTGCCTCAAAGATTATCACAACATGAAGCCTTCTACCTTTCTCTATCCAAGTGATAAG GAAGTTATTGGGAGCACTCGTGCATTCATTGCCTTGCATAGATCCATGATACAGCTTGGACG TTTTGCTGTTGCCTTTTATGGTGGTACGACACCTCCTAGATTGGTTGCCCTTGTTGCTCAG GATGAAATCGAGAGTGATGGTGGTCAGGTGGAGCCACCAGGGATGAATATGATATACCTTCCATATGCTAATGATATTAGAGATATCGAAGAG TTGCATTCAAAACCAGGTGTAGCTGCTCCTCGAGCAACAGAAGATCAGCTTAAAAAGGCATCAGCTCTAATGCGACGTTTAGAGTTAAAGGACTTTTCTGTTTGCCAATTTGCTAATCCCG CTTTACAGAGACACTACGCGATGTTGCAAGCCATTGCATTGGATGAAGACGAGCTTGGAGAAACAAGAGATGAGACTCTTCCTGACGAAGGAGGAATGAACAG ACCTGGAGTTGTAAAAGCAATAGAAGAATTCAAGGAGTCTATTTACGGTGATGACTCTGAGGAAGAAAGTGACTCCGGGGCAAAGGAGAAATCAAGAAAGCGAAAAGCTGCAGATGCAGGAGACTATGACTTTGTAGAGCTTGCAAAAACCGGGAAG CTCAAGGACTTGACGGTGGTCGAGCTGAAGACTTATTTGACTGCCAACAATCTTCCCCTCAGCGGGAAGAAAGATGCTCTCATCAATAGGATTCTGGCTCACGTTAGTAAATAA